One segment of Brassica napus cultivar Da-Ae chromosome C3, Da-Ae, whole genome shotgun sequence DNA contains the following:
- the LOC106433801 gene encoding TOM1-like protein 7, protein MTMRPSSSSSACSASPSLTLSSLSVAVDKATSELLLTPDWTIIIAICDSLNSNRGHCKDAIKAVKRRLQHKSSKVQLLTLTLLEAMLKNCGEFVHSHIAEKHVLEDMVKIVVRKKGDFEVRNKILILLDTWNEAFSARKYPHYNWAYRELIRSGVKFPQRSKEAPLMLEPSSQSSSSSSMNLMSIGSFKRLDEAMATEIESLSLSNLESMRTVMDLMSVMVQAVNPSDKSALKDDLIVDLVEQCRSNQKKLIQMLTTTSDEDVMARGLELNDSLQVALARHDAIASGVSLPMLQAAPETRDSTSSVLIKTSDADAAALESDPSSSSTSSESETYEEGDDVKNDFIQLTKSHALLNAEEEEEETLLLGNNNENTAETEAKTECKDLALFDTATSKSEQDIIELLSLTLSTTALPSPQTQAPPNTRFLADDHILTNSYVVPWAQSQAEAQAPKMAQFVPLGPQFQQQQQQFSYGYPQAQWNGVQANNYNDTTLWGQGVSENKVFERNLQYSNSFPARGGAGGPSGAEVEGQAQQQPQRQYVPPYKLFEDLNVFWKGDGGVRSSK, encoded by the exons ATGACGATGAGGccctcttcttcgtcttctgcTTGCTCTGCTTCTCCTTCGTTAACGCTGTCGTCGCTGTCAGTGGCGGTCGATAAGGCCACGAGCGAGCTTCTCCTCACTCCTGATTGGACCATCATCATCGCTATCTGCGATTCCCTCAATTCTAATCGCGG TCACTGCAAAGATGCGATCAAAGCGGTCAAGAGAAGATTGCAGCACAAGAGCTCTAAAGTGCAGCTACTCACTCTAACG CTGTTGGAAGCAATGCTGAAAAACTGTGGGGAGTTTGTGCATTCTCATATCGCTGAGAAGCATGTGCTTGAAGATATGGTTAAAATTGTTGTGAGGAAGAAG GGTGATTTTGAAGTAAGGAACAAAATCTTGATATTGTTGGACACTTGGAATGAAGCATTCAGTGCTCGCAAATACCCTCATTACAACTGGGCTTACCGAGAGCTAATC CGGTCTGGTGTGAAATTCCCACAACGTTCAAAAGAAGCACCCCTAATGCTCGAACCTTCGTCacagtcttcttcctcttcttccatgAATTTAATGTCCATCGGTTCATTTAAAAGGCTCGACGAAGCaatggctactgaaattgagAGTCTAAG TTTATCGAATCTTGAATCCATGAGAACTGTCATGGATCTCATGAGCGTTATGGTTCAAGCCGTAAATCCCTCTGATAAATCA GCCCTGAAAGATGACCTCATAGTTGATCTAGTAGAGCAGTGCAGATCTAATCAGAAGAAACTAATCCAGATGCTCACCACAACTTC GGACGAGGATGTTATGGCGCGTGGCCTCGAGCTGAATGACTCATTGCAGGTAGCTCTCGCCAGACACGACGCTATCGCCTCTGGTGTCTCTCTTCCTATGTTGCAGGCTGCCCCAGAAACAAGGGACTCGACAAGCTCTGTCCTAATCAAGACTAGTGATGCTGATGCTGCTGCTCTTGAGTCTGAcccttcttcatcatcaacGAGCAGTGAAAGTGAAACATATGAGGAGGGAGATGATGTTAAAAATGACTTTATCCAGTTAACCAAAAG TCACGCTCTATTAAAtgccgaggaagaagaagaagaaaccttgCTTCTAGGCAACAACAATGAAAATACAGCGGAAACCGAAGCCAAGACAGAGTGCAAAGATCTAGCTCTATTTGACACAGCAACAAGCAAGTCGGAGCAGGACATTATTGAACTTCTCAGCCTAACTTTGTCAACAACAGCTCTGCCGTCCCCACAAACGCAGGCTCCACCAAACACAAGGTTTTTGGCTGATGATCATATTCTTACGAACAGCTACGTAGTCCCATGGGCACAATCTCAGGCAGAAGCTCAAGCCCCCAAAATGGCACAGTTTGTTCCATTGGGGCCTCAGtttcagcagcagcagcagcaattTTCATATGGTTATCCTCAGGCACAATGGAACGGTGTTCAAGCCAACAATTATAATGACACAACACTGTGGGGGCAAGGAGTTAGTGAGAATAAGGTATTTGAGAGAAACTTGCAATACTCAAACTCCTTTCCAGCTAGAGGAGGGGCGGGGGGACCATCAGGTGCAGAGGTGGAGGGGCAGGCTCAGCAGCAGCCCCAGAGGCAGTATGTTCCTCCGTACAAATTGTTTGAAGATCTGAATGTTTTCTGGAAGGGAGATGGAGGCGTTAGGAGTAGCAAATGA
- the LOC106433827 gene encoding protein LURP-one-related 15: MEQPYVYAYPPGTAPPPPQGSGIAGVIVDPRFCAPYPVDLAIVRKMMKLTDGNFVITDVNGNLLFKVKEPMFGLHDKRILLDGSGSPVLTLREKMVSLHDRWQVFRGGSTEQRDLLYTVKRSSMLQFKTKLDVFLSHNKDEKRCDFRVKGSWFERSCVVYAGESDAIVAQMHKKHTVQSVFLGKDNFSVTVYPNVDYAFIASLVVILDDVNREDRAAAGSS; encoded by the exons ATGGAGCAACCTTATGTGTATGCTTACCCACCAGGCACGGCTCCTCCGCCTCCACAAGGCAGTGGCATCGCCGGAGTGATAGTGGATCCAAGGTTCTGTGCTCCGTATCCCGTGGATCTGGCGATCGTGCGGAAGATGATGAAGTTGACTGACGGTAACTTCGTTATAACGGACGTTAACGGGAACTTGTTGTTCAAGGTGAAGGAGCCGATGTTTGGTCTTCATGACAAGAGGATTTTATTGGATGGTTCTGGATCTCCGGTCTTGACTTTGAGAGAGAAG ATGGTGAGCTTGCATGACAGGTGGCAAGTATTTAGAGGAGGGAGTACGGAGCAGCGTGATCTACTGTACACTGTTAAGAGATCGTCGATGCTTCAGTTTAAGACCAAACTTGATGTGTTTTTGAGTCACAATAAGGATGAGAAGAGATGCGATTTTAGGGTGAAAGGGAGCTGGTTTGAGCGCTCTTGTGTCGTCTACGCCGGCGAATCTGACGCCATCGTTGCCCAA ATGCACAAGAAGCACACGGTGCAGAGCGTGTTCTTGGGAAAAGATAATTTCTCGGTGACGGTTTATCCAAACGTGGACTATGCCTTCATTGCCTCTCTCGTCGTCATTCTCGATGATGTTAACCGAGAAGACCGCGCCGCCGCCGGCAGTAGCTGA